The DNA region ACCATGGCGAAAGGGAGTCGCCACAGTCGTGACAGAACAAAGGACTTTCTCCAGGTGTCGAACTACATAACATGTCTTCAGCCAGATCTGGTACTATTAGCTTCCCATCTTGGTCAATGTGTTGCGGCTCGCACTTCCAGCAAAAGGTCAGATTATGAGTGTCCAAATCGCTCTTTAGCTCTTGTTCAATAAATCCCGTCACGTCCACGGGGTACACCGAGTGTATTGCCTCGTCAAATTGATACTCGGCTGGAGATTGCGCGGTTCTCAATCTCTTGCGCCTGGCTGCTTCCGCTCTCGAATATCTTTCCAATCCTGTCGACAATCCCAAGTCCAATTGCGGCGCTGATAAGGGAGAGCTGAAATCGAAATCGGCAGCCATTCCGGTACCAAAAGATATTGGCGGGGGAACAGGTGACCTTTCTTCCGGTGAAAGAATGGAATGAGACTCCTGTCGTGGCCTCTCCATTTTCATACTCTCAGCGAGTGACCCAAGTTCCCGGCTTTTCCTAGGGTGGCGGGAGAGATATCGATGCTGTATGATCCTCCGCACCTTTCTGCTGAATATTGCCCACCAAAGAATAGTGAAGGGAAAGCCAGCAAGTACCGCGCCGAAATCCTGGGAGTACCCTACGCTGACACCAATTTCTCGTCGATACATGCGCGAAACAATCCACGGCGTTGGTGGCGGATCGAGAGAAGCCGTTTTGACTGTCTGGCAACTGGTCTGCTTGAAATTGCTCTGCGAAAATTGGATGTTAGAGGGTTTGCTTGGGATGAAAGTAAGTATACGTGGCAATAAAAGGCTCACTGTCTGGCAGAACTCTAAGAACTCTTTCTTCGCCGTCCACTCAGCCAACCTTAAAGCCTTTCGGCTATCCTCCATCGCACAAATCGCCGTCCATAGTGCTACACAGGTCACAGCAAAACCGGCCATTGCAACCAGGATCCGACTGGCTCTACCAACAATGCTCCCGTATCTTCCAAAGACAGATGCAGGTTTTAGACTTCGGAAAAACGCGCTGAGAATTGCCACAAACTTGAATGTATTCATGGAGTTTGCCAAACTCGCGAATGGGTTGGTTGAATGTGATTCTCTCAATTCCCTCTCCTTCGTAGGGCAAGAGAACGGTCCAGAATAGCTCGGCATTATCGTCGCTGCTGCATCAACAGATAGACCAGGTGAAACAGGTCCTCCACTACCCATGGTTGAATGCTCGTGATCGGCCATATCGACACCTGATGGATTCAGTTTGCCTAGGTAATTTACTGCTAAGATCACAAGAAGGTACTTTTGAAGTCTCGACACTTTGTTGAATGAGGGCGGGGGTCTCCATGTTCAGTGTGGCAGTGCATAAGCAGGTAAGGTAGCTCTGCATGTACCTTGAACAGCCCCCAAGCACTTTCAGCCTCGTCGCAAATGTGAGATGGGACACATCGATCTCTATATCATCCAGTTTTGACTTTGAGTTAGAAACAATAAGCGAACTGGACATATGAACCGAACCCCCCAGCAGTCAGAAATATAGCATGTATGGAAGGCCTTCCGCAGCTCGAGCGAGTGACCTTTTGGTCTTCGGTGCGGCCTAGAGATGGCTAATCAGCAAGATATGGAAAGCCATTCTGATGTTTATTTTCCAGCTTACTGCGCTGACTGTGATCTAAGAGGATTCGATCAAGACAGAACGGTAATTGTCAACACCTCGGGCAGCGTTTCGTGTATGGGGAATCTTGTCTTTTGTCACTACTGCGGGACCGTATTGCACGGTGGACAAACGAGGAGGAATAATATGTCCGGAACTCGGAAATGACAAACGGAGTCAGGTTGCGCAAGAATTTAGATGCATCTCAGAGGACTtggagggcggggggggttAAAGACAGATTGAGTCAACAGCAGGTCAGCATTGGGGGCAGAATCTCATGAACAGCATTCTAGTCAACATGATCTGGGGAGAAGCTCAATCAAGAATGTTGGGGAGCTGAAATGTCGAAAAAAAGATGGAATTTGATGTCGCAGCCCGACCACTAGGTACCTACCGTATCTTGCATGGGCTTTGCGGGAACTTGCTTTTCTCAAACCACTGCAATTTCGGCGCACCATCGACAACAATGTCTCGCTTATGTTTGCACGGGAACAGCAGAGAGAAAGTCTGCTTTTTCAGTGCCAAGCATTGATATATATAATCTGTATCTGGTACTATCATGGTCAAGGCACTagcctccacatcctccacctctcgcGTTGAGCTCGCGTCCTTTTTTGTTCTCCAAAAACACCTATTaccgccttctccatcgTCCCCAATATTCATTACAGCTGGGTTTTGCCCCAACACCACGATGTCTCTCATCCATCAATCAATGCCACAGAGCTGTCTTGCTTAAACAAGACATCTTCAATACATATCGGAGTATAAGCCCCACAGGCACCTTTGTCTCGAATCACCACAGCGCGCAGAATCCTCGTGAGCTGGACATACCGGAGGTCCAGTCCCTGGAGCTTCAAATCTTGAATCAGGCCTTGGGCCGTTGGTTGGCATGCGGGCAGATTTCCTGGCTTTTACCAGAAACTCGATCACAACTATACAGAAGTTAACCTGTCACTCAAAGCCCTTGAACGAGGCGATCTTTGTCGAGTGCAGGCTCTTCCCACCGTCTCCAAGGATCTTCCCTTCGAGGTTTTTTTAGCACGTATCCGACATGAGCAGAGGGGCTCCAGTGACGCAGATTCGGAATTGGAAGAGATCAGCGATTATGGCGACGACCCCAATGGTCCGAGCAAATTCGAGACtcacaaaccaacccccatcaGAGGTCTCGCTGAGCAGAGTGATGTAGTTGACAAGCTCTACGATGTCGATGGTAATGAGGTTGTTGCCAACATCCCGGTTGAGGATGCCGAATTTGTGGATCCCGATCCATTTGCCAGCGCCAAATGTACAGCTCGATACACTCGTGGCTCTGAGAATTAGGTAAACTCCTCTGTCTTTGAAGAGATGGCTGGAGTTGATGCTAATACTCTTCTCGCACAGGCCCCTGTAGCAACCAACGAGTTCAAGGTTGCGGTatgacaacctggaagctttATTCTCCGGTTGGGAATATTGTTGGGCGTTTATGCTGATGACGGTCTAGGCTGTTGTCATCGTCCCTCACGCGCTCTTCCGCCATATTTATTCGTCTCAATGTCTGGAAACCGCTATGGGCCATGAATTATAGCACGCGGTATTATGGTGACCATGTGGCAAAACGTTTTTTGCGATTGTGCCTACGCCCAAACGCACCCGAGTCAGCCTTGCATTCACTTAAGCAGCTCTGGGGAAGGGGCCTTGAGGTTGTCCGGGAACAGGAAGAGgccatcaacagcaagaGATATCCACCCGGGCGCTGGTGATGAATTTTGCAAAAGGCTCAGCATAGTTCAAAAAGGGTAAGTCATCttggggagaagaagataaAAACAACGCACCTTCTGTTGAGAGCAGTAAACCGAGCTGACATGGTGTTAGCCTTGATGCGTTTATCCACAAGCAGCCATCAATTCCCCACTAATAGTGGACGGTCTCAACTCTTGCCCCTTTCAGCACCAAGACTTCCACCCAGACGAGACCACTGTTTGACTGGGCCCAACGAACGATCATCGGTTTGTTCGAGTCTGGAAAGAGGGGGCAAGAATAATCTCTTGATGAACTTACGGCGCTCCTTTAGCCGATGTTGGCCTCTATTATGCACCCATTCGAGGCACTAATGACTTTGTACCTTACCCCCCCCGTCCGGGTGCCTCTAACACCTGCTCGCAACTAATGCGCTCTCATGAAAGGGTTATCCCGCACCTCAAAATCGGAGTGGATCCTGGGCCAATCCTGGAGGCCAAAAACAAACTGGTCAAGTTCTGGGAACATGTAAACCCTGTGACTGTGACTGGCCAGTTTCTACTCGAGCTTCTCTCTCGCCTCAGACAACACGGCAACAAAAGTCTCCACCCACCCCATGCCACGACTCGACTCTACCGAAGCATCGCAGCTTGGTTCCTCACGTCGGGAAAGCTCAAGCACTTCGGCCAGTATTATCATTCGCGGGCCAGAACCACACCACAGGAGGCAGATGATCTCTTCGATTTCTTCCAGATTCTCGACCGCGAATTTCCCTCTCTCGTCTCACCTTGTTCGTCGAGGAACTCTCCAAGGCAGACCTTAATACGGGTGCCAGCTCCGAAGCCCACCGCTTCACTTGGattcccctcctcaatcaCCTACTACCTACCCTTTGCCGCCGCCAAAATGGCTTCTTCCAAAGAGAATCCAAACCTGGAGCATCGGCTCTGGCCGGCAATCTACAAGAAACGCATCTCAGCTTATTTAGTTGACTTCCTCGGTGAGCGATCTAGCCGGCGTTCTCTCAAACGAAAGGGTCTCTACCGCGTTTGTATACTATGCGCCCCGGTGAGAAGGTTTttggaggacgagaagaaaCAGGTGTCTAGTGTGAAGGTCTTGAACAAGGACATGAGGGCGCATTTGCATAACAAGATTGATGATGTGGCGCTTGGGGAGGATTTGCAGCATGTTACGAAGAAGccggagaggttggtgatggtgacgaAGACATTTAAGCTGGGTGACGGACATCTGAAGCGGTGGGTGGGGAAGGTGGAACAGGTCAGAgaggtgatgagggggtttgaTGCTCGGcttcttgaggaggttgttggagatgttgatgttttgggggaggttgttaggggaggtgggaaggtTGGTATCccaggggggggagggggctaCGGAGAGGGTGGCGAAAAGGAGGAGACTTTATTGATTTTGGGTTCCAGAGAGGAAGGCAGGTTTCTTGGATTGGTGGATATGAAGATATTGTTGACTTTGAAATCAGGTCGATAGCTGCGCGTCCGTCCATCTTGCGAAAACAACAAGCGGCAAGAACTCAAGTTTCCGGCACCAGTCCGTTCTCTTTCCAACAGGCCCGTACTGGCTTTGCTCTGCGTGGGGCAGTTCGTGGCATTCATAGGGATTACGACCCCTGGGTTCATGATGGGAGGCATACATCTATACAGACTCGTGCCCCTACAGCTCCGGTACTCCTCTAGATACCCCATTAATTTACAAAATTCTACTACAGTTCAAGCGGCGCAAAGAGCCAGAACAAACTACCGCCCCCCCCTTGAGCATATCATTCGGAACTGTATGTCTGGTAGACCTCTCTCAAAGGCTTTCCTCCCAGAACGACAAGCGCGTGTGGACTACGGGGTTCTGAACTCATTTACGAGCCGAAGCACATATAAACAAGATGTCCCTCTGCTTTGCAACGTGAGCTCTACGCTGGTAGAGCCGTAGAGGCATTTTCGGGCTCTCTTTCAATGTCAATTTAGATCAGCGCTATAGCTAATGCGCCGTCAAGGCAAGTTAGAAGACTATATAATGCTTTAATACCGCGTGGCTATCATGAGTTGGAGATATCATTCGGGGAGAGTTGTGATGCAAGTCATGAGGGACATAATATGGTGCCTTGTACAGAACAGGAGGGTCGTTGTTACGCCCGTCTGATAAATGGTAGTTCTATAAGATCGGTGTGAAGAGCAAAAGGGCTTGGCAGGGTTTGGTAATAAAGAAGAATGTAATTTGGGAAATGTATTGTATAAAGACCTGCAATTTTAACGGACAGCTCTGGACCTCGCAGCGAAATATCAGGTGGTTGGCGGTGGCCGGAGATCTATTCGACTAGCGAGCATAGGAACTTGAACAAAGCCCTTCTTGTTTTGTGTGCAAAATGGCCTTTTCTAAAGCGTTCCTCACTATGGATTTAGCGGAAGAACTAAGGGTCAAGGGATGGCTGAAAGAGCTTGTGCCATTGAAGCTACTGATGCTTACTCACCTTCGAACAAACGCAAAGATATCAACCATATTTAAAATCATCGCTTGCCTTCCCTCCCGCAACTGATACCCCTTTATCGAGGAACCTGGTCAAGAAACCGGCCTATCACCCGTAGTatcctcatcgccatctTTCGTTTTGATGTTCCTGGCACCACAGCCGCAAAGTCTCTGTATCCGATGTTATTCATCTTGAGATCTTCCTCATGCTCTTGCAGCATGCGGTTCCGTGAGTCAAAACTCTCCGTTTGAAAATCCCTAAAGGCTAGAGACTCGAGCCTTTGTGTCTCCCAAAAATCTAATGGGGGAGATTCTGATGCTGAGGCTGCTGATTTCCATGGCGAAGTCGATGTTTGAGTGGGCTGAGGATTGCTGGCGGAGATGACACGCCGTATCGACTTGATGGCTGCTTTGCCGTCTGCCGACATTCTGGTTCTGGCTATCAGCATGTTAGACAAACCACCCATGCTTGGGCATAGGCTAGTGGCTGTGACACACCTTGTAGCATTGAGACTATGTGTGCCCGATCGAGGACCGCTCGAGGTGATGCCAATGTCGGTGGTGGCTGATGGGTGGCCCTTTCCATCATCAAAAAAGCTTGAGTCGGCGCCCAGAGCAAAGATGAGACTAAAACTTCTTCGTGGCGGGTGGGTGAAATGAGATTGTTGAATTCGAGTTTTGAATGTTGCTTGTGGCTTCAACCTTCAGCGTGCAGCTTACTTAGAGGCATGAATGTTGCTCTGTTGGATCCCCTACCATTGTTGATGAGAAATGCCCCTGGGCCTACCACGTTTAGATTCGTTCAGGAACTTCATGAGGGTAGATTTTTCTACAACCAGCCCTCCCGCTGACCCAGTAGACTCTTCCGGAGGTGTTCCACCACTCCACGAAGTAGGCCCAGGGAACTGCGCCATCTTCAGGGCTCTCGTTGATTgtcccctcttcctcagcttTTATTTTCAGTCCAGAATATAGCTAAACTTGAAAGAAGCACACATATCTTTCTGTAGCTGTTCTTTGGCTTTGGTGCCACCGGAGTTCAATCCCCTCCAGCTCGTAGATCTGATAGGGCTGAGTGCCAAGGCACTGTGGTTGCCCCTGAACAACAAGGGATGGGATTGTTTTCCTTTTGCCAtttttgaggaggttggtgtcAGCGACCCGACATGGTCTAGGGTGCGTTTCAGTCGGCTTGGCGATGCAGACAGAGgcggaagaagaggtggCCCAAGCTCGGGTTCAGCCTCAATTGGCTGCGGCGATGGCCGATGGCGGACAGGGGAGAGGCCGGGGGAGCTGCATCAACCAAGAATTCGAGGTTGGCCATTGCGGGGTTTTAGAAGGTCGGAATCTGTAGCTATTCAGGGCCCATCCACTCGGTGACGCAATTCCCAGCCTTCTTTTGAGGGCAACAGAAGATTGTAGACGGTGGTTTTCCAGTTTTCTAGTTTTCTAGCTGCAAACCGGGAACGCGGTCTGGGTCATCAGCTGTGGGCTGGTGGACTCCCCATAAGCAGCTAAGGAGCAGAAGTGGCTCCTCGACCTGCATCTCGTCTGTGCAACCGCTGCGTCCcgtttgctgctgctcacatcatcaacgccctGCGCCGCGCTGCAGCAACATCCAAGGTCCATCCAGCATCCTGCAGCCGCCCGTTTCCCCGCGAGCGCCGCCTCTCTGTttacatacatacatacatacatactTGTGCATTTGCGCCcgacaccaccccaccactcACCACTCACCCGACTTGcccgaccgaccgaccgaccgacccCAGCCTCCCCCGACCGACCTTGTCTATCTGTCTgtcctctccaccgccaatCTCAATCCATCTCCAGCCAAGAACGAACAGACTCGCTCGCGCTCCTTCACTTACTCCTCCCCTACGCTGTCCTCAAACCGCCATGATCGCGACCAATTGAAACCACCATGGTTCGTGTCACCGAGGAGCTGGCGCTGTCGCCAGAACATGTCACTCTTTACTATGCCAGCGACCCCTTGATGGGCCACCTGCCagtcctcatcttccacgGTCCCTCGACGACAGCCAATTACACGCTCAACAGCTCGCGAATCCAGATACACATCTACAGCCCGGCCGGCTTCGTATCTTTTCCGCGTATCACTGTCTCACCCAACTCTCCTTTCTACAGCGTAGTCGCGCACTTGCCACGGGAATTTCAGGGAGATGAGGTCTGCCGAGGACTGGCCTTTGGGTTGTACAAGTATTTCAGCGAGTTGCCCGAGGCGGTGAAGACATATTTGAAGAATGCGTACTCGACACGCGCTCGTCGGCCAGGTTCGGCGCCGGCAATGTTTGGAGAACAGCACGCGGCAGATCTGGCCAAGGCTGCTGTCCAAGCAGAAAATACGAccgaggtggtggatatTCTAGGAGACGCGCTCCAGACGCAGCACATCGGCTGTGTGGATATGGACCTTGTTTTACCGCCTGGATCGATCGTGCCGCTAGGAAATGCCGACTTGGAAGAGGTAccagaagatgaagacgatATTTTGGATCCGACGTTGAGACAATATGGCGGATACAACCAAATAGTCAAATTGTTCGGAGAGCCGGTGTTTCTGCCAACATCGAAGCTGCGGCGCGCGCCATCACGACCAACCTCGTTGAACCGCAGCAAGTCGTTCTCCAAGAACCAAAAGGTGGAGCTGCGCATGAAGATGGGCGAATTGGTGGACACGGAAGAGCGTTATGTTCTCAAGCTTAATGAGCTGGTCAACAACATCGCGGTCGACTTTTACAAAAAGGCCAAGGAAAGGTCGGCAGGGAGCATCAGCCcttcggaggaggaggtagagAGGCTGTTCCCCAAGTCAGCACAGGCTATTCTCGAGGTCAACTCGGCATTCATGGAAGAGCTCCGCCGAGTCATGGACGAAAGTGAAGAGGAGGCCATGAAAGACATGGAGACACCATTTCCTCCGACACGTCTCAACAGCCCAAACAAGGCCAAGGATCCAAGCGGTGCTCTGGCGATGGCGAGATTATTTCTCGACTGGTTCCCAAAGTTCACCGAGTGCTACCAGGACTACATCCGAGCCAGTCAAAACTtccccaagctcctcaaCAATTTCCTCGACCAGCAGTCGAGTTTCCGGCAGAGGGTGGTGCAGACAGGTGAACAGACGATCCGGTCGCTGCTGATTGAACCGGTCCAGAGGCTTCCCCGGTACAACTTGTTCATCGATCAGATCGTTGCCTGCCTTCCAATAACACACCCGGCGCTGCAAGTTTTGCTACGAGCAAGGGATATCATCACAAACATCTGCTCCATGGACGACCCATTACCAGACAAGCCACATGTCACGCATCGATTGCGCACAATGGTCGAGTGTTGGCCAGCAGACCTCGAGCCTCAAGGACGATTGATCCTGGCTGTCGACTTTGTGGAGCTGGCTGCCCCCTACATCGATGACGATATTCCCGACAGACCAGGCATTCTGCTGCTGTTTTCGGATTGTGTTGTCATTCTGCAGAAGAAGGGGGACTCTGAGAGGACAGCTCGGGACTTCTTGAAGGAGATCGACAAGCCGTCACCTGCAGGGTTGTTGGCAGCCATGACCAATGCTGCTGGCGGACAGGGCTCCTGGGAGTTTGCCTTTACTGGATGGCACAGCCTGGCCGATGTCCGCTTCACCGAGTCCATAGATGGGCGGCTGATTTGGATGACGTCGACCCAGGAAATGAAGGGCGCCCACGCCGGCGAGTATTTCACCAGCAAGGCCATCACGACCAGGTGTTTTCTCCTTCGCGAGCACTACGAAGGCAAGGCCAACAAGTGGACCGAGGACATTGTCAAGGCCAGAATCGAAGGAAGATTTTCAGAAAAGGAACGGGAGGATCCTGCATGGACCCTGCGTTCCGTCAAGATGCAGGATGCACAGTTCGGCCTGCATGCCGCAGTCTTTCAGGAGGGCGCGCATCAACTAATCGAGGGCCGCAGGGAGCCAGCGCCAATACGCGTCGTACTTGACATTGAGAATGGCACCAAGGGAGCGCCTGTCGGCCATTACGGTGTGGAGATTGTGACCGAGGTCCGATGCGGCGACATGAAGAGGATATCGATGAACACCATTGGCCTCAATGGCAAAAGGTTTACCGACGACATTGCTCTGGAGGACTTCCTACCGACCCTGTCCCGAAGAATTGTCCAGTTGCTGAGCTCGCAATTCAGTGTAGCCAACCCCAGGCTTGTCCCCGCATTGGTGTCATATTACACCAAGGTAATACGGGCCATCAACATCGCACCGAAGGTGGAGAAGTCCAGTTCGAGATCATTCCTCTCGTCATCGCCGGTCAAGATGCTCTCCAGCTTCCTGTCTGGAAACAGCAGCGCGTCATCCAACGGTACCGACTCGACACCAGTCAATGGGTCGAAGCACAGAAGGACCAACTCTGCCAGGATGCGGTCCGAAAGAGAGAAGGAGCGGGAAAGGGAACGAGAAAGAGAACGTGACAGAGAACCTACTGTACTGAACTCGTCTGTATCATCCAGAGAGCAGGGCATTCCTCGCATCaccatggaggaggagcggccAGAAAACCCTCTTGTGCGCCTGGAGCAAACATTTACAGGATATGTGGCCAATATGCAGGCTCGGAAGGGCTACTTCATCGGCCG from Podospora pseudopauciseta strain CBS 411.78 chromosome 6, whole genome shotgun sequence includes:
- a CDS encoding hypothetical protein (EggNog:ENOG503P102; COG:G), whose amino-acid sequence is MADHEHSTMGSGGPVSPGLSVDAAATIMPSYSGPFSCPTKERELRESHSTNPFASLANSMNTFKFVAILSAFFRSLKPASVFGRYGSIVGRASRILVAMAGFAVTCVALWTAICAMEDSRKALRLAEWTAKKEFLEFCQTSNFKQTSCQTVKTASLDPPPTPWIVSRMYRREIGVSVGYSQDFGAVLAGFPFTILWWAIFSRKVRRIIQHRYLSRHPRKSRELGSLAESMKMERPRQESHSILSPEERSPVPPPISFGTGMAADFDFSSPLSAPQLDLGLSTGLERYSRAEAARRKRLRTAQSPAEYQFDEAIHSVYPVDVTGFIEQELKSDLDTHNLTFCWKCEPQHIDQDGKLIVPDLAEDMLCSSTPGESPLFCHDCGDSLSPWLNTEDSEEESHQPVVVNLRQVMQECFDRLDEIEVYCWECEVNEPNSSRIFGATGSERKFSNRCGLSCYGCGDELPAMVKEDGRVEYPGGINLRKRRPYLLSKRHLEEVAE
- a CDS encoding hypothetical protein (EggNog:ENOG503P0KC), which encodes MRSHERVIPHLKIGVDPGPILEAKNKLVKFWEHVNPVTVTGQFLLELLSRLRQHGNKSLHPPHATTRLYRSIAAWFLTSGKLKHFGQYYHSRARTTPQEADDLFDFFQILDREFPSLVSPCSSRNSPRQTLIRVPAPKPTASLGFPSSITYYLPFAAAKMASSKENPNLEHRLWPAIYKKRISAYLVDFLGERSSRRSLKRKGLYRVCILCAPVRRFLEDEKKQVSSVKVLNKDMRAHLHNKIDDVALGEDLQHVTKKPERLVMVTKTFKLGDGHLKRWVGKVEQVREVMRGFDARLLEEVVGDVDVLGEVVRGGGGEGATERVAKRRRLY
- a CDS encoding hypothetical protein (COG:S; EggNog:ENOG503NYRK), whose product is MVRVTEELALSPEHVTLYYASDPLMGHLPVLIFHGPSTTANYTLNSSRIQIHIYSPAGFVSFPRITVSPNSPFYSVVAHLPREFQGDEVCRGLAFGLYKYFSELPEAVKTYLKNAYSTRARRPGSAPAMFGEQHAADLAKAAVQAENTTEVVDILGDALQTQHIGCVDMDLVLPPGSIVPLGNADLEEVPEDEDDILDPTLRQYGGYNQIVKLFGEPVFLPTSKLRRAPSRPTSLNRSKSFSKNQKVELRMKMGELVDTEERYVLKLNELVNNIAVDFYKKAKERSAGSISPSEEEVERLFPKSAQAILEVNSAFMEELRRVMDESEEEAMKDMETPFPPTRLNSPNKAKDPSGALAMARLFLDWFPKFTECYQDYIRASQNFPKLLNNFLDQQSSFRQRVVQTGEQTIRSLLIEPVQRLPRYNLFIDQIVACLPITHPALQVLLRARDIITNICSMDDPLPDKPHVTHRLRTMVECWPADLEPQGRLILAVDFVELAAPYIDDDIPDRPGILLLFSDCVVILQKKGDSERTARDFLKEIDKPSPAGLLAAMTNAAGGQGSWEFAFTGWHSLADVRFTESIDGRLIWMTSTQEMKGAHAGEYFTSKAITTRCFLLREHYEGKANKWTEDIVKARIEGRFSEKEREDPAWTLRSVKMQDAQFGLHAAVFQEGAHQLIEGRREPAPIRVVLDIENGTKGAPVGHYGVEIVTEVRCGDMKRISMNTIGLNGKRFTDDIALEDFLPTLSRRIVQLLSSQFSVANPRLVPALVSYYTKVIRAINIAPKVEKSSSRSFLSSSPVKMLSSFLSGNSSASSNGTDSTPVNGSKHRRTNSARMRSEREKERERERERERDREPTVLNSSVSSREQGIPRITMEEERPENPLVRLEQTFTGYVANMQARKGYFIGRTLLNRSMADELAINDLYNRLIEFPFDLEAAQELGTEVIFCAFEKFVRIAWREQIGPIMTMQALEALQIRASKKVVGDFADFVRFIFSDMAPQNRRAFTALIKLLADLLDGCSNDGDRGALTLAFAELLVDDDTAPNYINLLDRMVEDVDRIFEENHLSVTMQMLMNNRSFESLHATGRSHKSQSGSVTSNTSSLRRKFGFDTLLRQNSKNDERPSVWRTLSKHASKAPVPGESASLGKNSRSKSIDMSLNFPTQGRLRRPASRDRPPIAGAFDDIEHRPGSSNRYLETIGEPHDEPTETKLVKKKRRSSLSDLKTLMAAANIDDPEEQLMPLRVSRQQTAEKFNSTPRPQSMVFSRVSTSPTKASPSRIPISPQPPSSSTSTFRSSRQKENDPIPHHDIKTPSEKEGDGSEEDSGKTSYDRARARTIAISQIPTLKPNSRIPGATIFPPPLESPANVRSGTGTSSIPRTPSTPGQRLRLQSPQKLRERLQTEKKAIDEVDASLKSELSRIEEDMARLGGSSLPRSSTLDFRKLTLAVKTLEEKVPLALIELEQRKQQLEKDLEDTLRGMEMKVKAIDQLYKEATAENELLYEKFNGELGKIVKAIKGKGQEGKEELVGILREQGEEMGRVKRENARLKREVVSLRGVLKGSVREGHQGGDT